TCCGGACAATCTTCTGTTCCAAGAATCTCTGGTGTGAGCGCCTCAGCCTGTGCACGGTTGTCGCAGATCTTCACCCAGTCCGGATTTTCTTTCAGTCCATGCTTCAGGAGAGCATCCCGATAGCCGTTGTAGCGGTTTTTGGAAATTTCCATATTCATCGGCGACCCATAGAATGCAATTTTCTTGCATCCCGTATCTATCAGATGGGTAACGGCGGTGAAAGCTCCCATGTAGTCATCTACAACCACACGAGAACAATTCACACCTGTACATATTCTATCATAGAATACGAGCGGTACACCATTATCCATCAGTTTCAGAAAATGATCATACTGCTTGGTGTCCTTGGCCTGAGAGACAATAATGCCACACACCTTATTCTTATAGAAGTCTTCACAAATAGCCACTTCCTTATCATACCGTTCGTTACTCTGCGCCACCATCACACGATAGCCGCGTGCACGCGCCTCTTCCTCTATGCCAGAGACAACAGACATAAAGTAATAATGTACGAACTCCGGTACGATGACTCCAATTACCTTCATCGGCTGCACCTTACTATGTCGCAGGGCTTCACCGATCACGTTCGGATAGAAGTTGTGCGCCCTGGCATAAGCCTGGATACGCTCCTTCTGAGCAGCACTGATACGAGGGCTATTCTTCAACGCTCTACTCACAGTAGCTATGCTACATCCGAGATCGCGAGCGATATCTTTCATTGTTATGGGTACAATTTCTTTCATAATTGTTTTTAGTTACAATGCAAAATTAGACAAATATCCGTTAAGTTGAACCATTTCATTGATGTAAATCAAGAAAAAGGTGTGCAAACGTTTGCACTAAAGAAATAACGGAATTAACTAAAAAATAGTACAACGTATCGAAAAAGAATTTAATTTTGCACTCAGAAAGTCTGAGAATGCCGTAAAAAAGCATGCAAAGAGGATGCAAATCCGCTTTCTGCCACCTTATAAATATAAAGAACCTAACAAACAATGATTTCCTAATGAAACCGTAAGTAAAGGTAAATGTAGTTAAAGTGTGGCCGAGACTAAAAACAATAATAAACATAAACATTTATACATTAACTTAAAAATCAAGCAAATGATGAAGCAGGTAAAATTTAAATTGCCTCTCAGAGCGTTGACCCTCGCAAGTGGTCTGCTCCTGACAGCGAGTTCCTTTGCACAGTCTGGTGCTATTAAGGGACAAGTGAAAGATGCTTCTGGTGAGCCTGTCATGGGTGCTACCATTACAGCCAACGGTAAGGCAGTGGGCATTACCGACATGGATGGTAACTTCTCTGTTGATGCAGCTCCTGGTACTAACCTTACATTTACCTATCTGGGAATGACTCCACAGACCGTGAAGGCTTCTAAAGAAATGAGCATTACCTTGCAGGATGACTCTAAGTCTTTGAACGAAGTCGTAGTCATCGGTTATGGTGTGGCTAAGAAGAACGACTTGACAGGTTCTGTTACTGCGATCAAACCTGACGAGAAGAACCATGGTATCATTACTTCAGCACAGGACATGATCCAGGGTAAAATTGCAGGTGTAAATGTCAACTCATCAACGGGTGCTCCTGGTGATGGAGCACAGATTCGTATTCGTGGTGGTGCTTCTCTTACTGCGAGCAACAACCCATTGATTGTTATCGATGGTATGCCTATGGATAACAACAGCACAAAGGGTGTAAACAACC
This is a stretch of genomic DNA from Segatella hominis. It encodes these proteins:
- a CDS encoding LacI family DNA-binding transcriptional regulator, yielding MKEIVPITMKDIARDLGCSIATVSRALKNSPRISAAQKERIQAYARAHNFYPNVIGEALRHSKVQPMKVIGVIVPEFVHYYFMSVVSGIEEEARARGYRVMVAQSNERYDKEVAICEDFYKNKVCGIIVSQAKDTKQYDHFLKLMDNGVPLVFYDRICTGVNCSRVVVDDYMGAFTAVTHLIDTGCKKIAFYGSPMNMEISKNRYNGYRDALLKHGLKENPDWVKICDNRAQAEALTPEILGTEDCPDAFFAINDDTAIGILYTAKRMGYKVPEEISVCGFTNGDRAKASDPMLTTVEQRGVAVGEEAANILIGQVEGSIPVDEVEKRVVRTRLVVRGTTR